From the bacterium genome, one window contains:
- a CDS encoding M28 family peptidase, whose product MLLLSMFTFLPISSTAQSLSAQSLSAQSLSAQSLSAQSLSAQPLSAQSLSAQSFNARAWSPARSELIEDILAAVSTDTLMLRMRELCGEEEIEFQGIGDTIRNRRDNYGANDNHLAADYLMAVLARYGLEVRDQKFEQTGRNVIGLQRGSDASGMKYIICGHYDAAYFGYPGADDNASGTAAVLEAARLLSTYPMRYDVEYILWDAEERGLVGSRYYAEQARLQGDSILGVINCDMISWDSDSDFNAALNYNQDIAAPLITAMQQVNTTYALGLTLAVNKEASTPSDNYSFARFDYPSFLLIEDWTDFNPFYHSEEDLPEKVNPFFFTQMTKAAIGTLAQLADVSNALSVGGTPHPLPEIALHTPSPHPFHGLTALRFTLPRAQHVRIELFDAVGRLVSTIADIEGREGLQQVGFDASALNPGYYLLRMITPTGSTQIAVLRGN is encoded by the coding sequence ATGCTTCTGCTCTCCATGTTCACTTTCCTCCCGATTTCATCGACTGCCCAGTCGCTGAGCGCCCAGTCGCTGAGTGCCCAGTCGCTGAGCGCCCAGTCGCTGAGCGCCCAGTCGCTGAGCGCCCAGCCGCTGAGCGCCCAGTCGCTGAGCGCCCAGTCGTTCAACGCGCGGGCGTGGTCCCCGGCCCGTTCCGAACTCATCGAAGACATCCTCGCTGCTGTCTCCACCGATACGCTCATGCTGCGCATGCGGGAGCTCTGCGGCGAGGAAGAAATCGAGTTTCAGGGGATCGGCGATACCATAAGGAACCGGCGGGATAATTACGGTGCGAATGACAATCATCTGGCGGCAGATTATCTCATGGCTGTCCTCGCGCGATATGGACTCGAGGTGCGGGACCAGAAGTTCGAGCAGACGGGCAGGAATGTCATCGGACTGCAGCGGGGGAGTGATGCTTCGGGTATGAAATATATCATCTGTGGACATTATGACGCAGCGTACTTCGGCTATCCGGGTGCGGACGACAATGCCAGCGGCACGGCTGCTGTGCTGGAAGCGGCACGCCTTTTGTCGACCTATCCCATGCGGTATGATGTGGAGTACATTCTCTGGGATGCCGAAGAGCGGGGACTCGTGGGCAGCAGGTATTACGCCGAGCAGGCGCGGCTGCAGGGAGACAGCATTCTGGGCGTCATCAATTGCGACATGATCTCATGGGATTCCGACAGCGACTTCAACGCCGCGCTGAATTACAATCAGGATATTGCCGCGCCGCTGATCACCGCCATGCAGCAGGTAAATACGACGTATGCGCTCGGACTCACCCTCGCGGTCAACAAGGAAGCCAGCACGCCCAGCGACAACTATTCCTTCGCGCGTTTCGATTATCCTTCCTTCCTGCTGATTGAGGACTGGACGGATTTCAATCCTTTCTATCACAGCGAGGAAGATCTGCCCGAGAAGGTCAATCCTTTCTTTTTCACACAGATGACGAAAGCCGCGATCGGCACACTCGCACAGCTGGCTGATGTCAGCAACGCGCTCTCGGTCGGGGGTACGCCGCATCCGCTGCCGGAGATCGCACTGCACACGCCATCACCCCATCCCTTCCACGGCCTTACCGCATTGCGTTTCACGCTGCCGCGCGCGCAGCATGTCCGCATCGAGCTATTTGACGCGGTGGGACGTCTCGTGAGCACGATCGCTGACATTGAAGGACGAGAGGGACTGCAGCAGGTGGGTTTCGACGCATCCGCTCTGAATCCCGGTTATTATCTCCTGCGCATGATCACGCCAACCGGAAGTACACAGATCGCCGTGCTGCGGGGGAATTGA